The genomic DNA GGGGCAGAAAGTAGGCCAGCAGTTCCAGGATGTTTACCGCGGAGTGCAGATAGCTTTTGCCCACGTACATCTGCAGAGGAATCATCCCCATGTCCCGGACCCTTCCAGCCAGGAATGTTTTGTCGAACTGAAAGGTAAATGGTGACCAAAACCGAAGAAGGGCCAGAGTGAACCATCCCAGGAAAAGGGTTCCTCCGAGAAGGATATGGTGGTGCAGCGCGATGCCTTGGGTTTTGCGCTCCGACATGAGTGAGTTTTCGCGTTCTTTTCCCAGCCGCCACCCGACACCACCACCGACCAGGGCCAGGATGATCGCCGTGGCATCCGTGGTCCGGCTTCGGACGAAGATTTGCATGAACTCCAGCGAAGCAGCCGAGGCGACGACCGCAAGTGCGACCGGTATGAGGGACCAGGACCGAAACCTGGCCAGATACCAGCCCACAGGAATCCAGATGAGTACAGTGGGGAGGCTTTGCAGCAGGTCCAGGGGACCGGTCCAGGACTGGAATGGGATGAGCAGAATGCGTCCTTCTTCCCATTGCCGATACAGGGAGCCCAACTTGGCCGTCATGTCCAGTGGCAGGAGGTGGCCCAGGAGCAGCAGGCCAAGGTAACACCAGAACAAAAAAGCCTCGGTGCGCACGCGGTCGTCCTGGAAAAGCACGGCGCCAAGCATGGTCCTGGTAAACGGCCCAATGGCCAGCCAAAGTAAGGCTCCCATGGCCCCACCGAGGGTTTGGGCCAGAATGTCGCTCAGTGTGGTGATCCGGCCTGGAAAAAAGAGCTGCAGGAATTCCGCCGTGCCGGCCAACACGGTGCTGTAGGCCACGGCCGGGACCAGCAGGACCAATGCCGTGAGACGGCTGTTCCGGGTCTGGAAGGCGGCCAGAAACAGGAAGGGGCCGGGCATGCCGATGAGGATGTTGGCCAGGAGGTTGGCTCGTGAGAACAGCCGTGGGGGAGAAAGGATGATCTGCTGGAATTCGGCCCAGGCCTGACCAAGAGGCACCGGGGCATACCGGAATGGAGCCAGGCTGCCGTAGATCACGAAGACGGCATGGCAGAAAAGCAGGAGCAGGAAAATGCGCTGGACGCCGCGTTCCGTGGACATGATTGGGGGTGGGGTGGGGCGTGCTGAATGGTTTTGTTTGACTACTCTGTTCACAACGCGTTGTCACCCAGCGGGATATTGGTCACAATGATGAAAGAGGCTCGGTGAGGCCATGAAATAATGAAGGAGAGGCAGAATGGACAACGGATTGTCGCGGATTCGCCGCAAACGTGATGCGTCAACAAGACGCGTATCGA from Desulfonatronum thioautotrophicum includes the following:
- a CDS encoding VanZ family protein produces the protein MSTERGVQRIFLLLLFCHAVFVIYGSLAPFRYAPVPLGQAWAEFQQIILSPPRLFSRANLLANILIGMPGPFLFLAAFQTRNSRLTALVLLVPAVAYSTVLAGTAEFLQLFFPGRITTLSDILAQTLGGAMGALLWLAIGPFTRTMLGAVLFQDDRVRTEAFLFWCYLGLLLLGHLLPLDMTAKLGSLYRQWEEGRILLIPFQSWTGPLDLLQSLPTVLIWIPVGWYLARFRSWSLIPVALAVVASAASLEFMQIFVRSRTTDATAIILALVGGGVGWRLGKERENSLMSERKTQGIALHHHILLGGTLFLGWFTLALLRFWSPFTFQFDKTFLAGRVRDMGMIPLQMYVGKSYLHSAVNILELLAYFLPLGLLFSGLVSRHFQGHARRTVYVLFGIMACLLAGLIEFGQIFIPPRYPDITDWLLMVAGALIGHALGSAIWKKRTTAPPCFD